The Flammeovirga pectinis genomic interval GTGGGTTCACTGTCTACAGAACTATAAATTATTCCTGTGTTAGGAATACCTCTAATGCCTTTTGATGCAAAACTATGTGACGAATATCCTTTGCCTACTTCCATTAAATTAGAAAACGGAATCCAACGGATAGCATCTAAATTATAACTTGATGTGATAGATACCCGAGGTTCAAAATACGTTCTATTACTCCCCCAATTAAATACTAACGATGTAAATGGTGTAGACCAATGCTGATAATTTTTTGTATGTCCATTACCTTGTATTTGATAATCTACATAGCCTGTTCCTGTTGCTTTATGACTTCCTTTTAAAGAAATAAATTGATCAGAATCTAATGTAATTATTCCATTTATTATGAGATGTTCTTGGATAGATAATGCTCCATTTGTAGTAAAAGACAAAGCACTTCCAGCACTTAAATGGAGGTTTTTAGCTGAAAAAGTTGAGTCTAGTACTAGGTCAAGTTGTTTACCAATAACTGCATTCTTTTTGTTTGTAGGTGAGCCATTCGACCAAGAATTTCCGTTAAACAAAGTATAAATATCCGACACTTGCCAACTAGATGTAGACATGTTTACCAAAGTACCAATTTTACGGTTATTAGTATGGTCAAAAAGGTTAGTACCAGAACCATTATTAAAATTGTAATAACTCACTAGGTTACGTTCAGACCCACTACTTTCTGAGAACATGCTGTTGATAATGTCTAATTCTGATTTCTCTACAGACCAAAATTTGAGTTCATCTATCTTCCCATTAAAGAAGTGTATTTTTGTAGATGAACTCGATTCACAACCAATAAACATTGGCTGAGCTCCAATTCTTATCGTACCTCCTGTTTTCCCTCTATCGTGTGTATCAACATTTTCTCCATCTACATATAACTTGAGTTTTAAGCCGTTCCAAGTAAGTGCAATATGATGCCATCCTTCAAAAACGGAAGGTAACCTGTATGTTGCCTTTCTGTATTTTTTATCTACATCATCAAATATCTCTCCTCCTATTTCAGTACCATTTAAAAGAATAGCCACACCGCTATATTCTGTAGAACTTAATACTTTTTGTAAACTAGAAAGTTTCCAATTATCAGCATTTACCCATGTTTCTATTGTGAATGCAGATCTGTTTGGAAAGAAATCAGTATCAAAACCTGGCATTTGTACATAGTCATCCATACCATCAAAATGCAATGCATTTCCAGGCTCATCGTTTTCAAACTGAATCACAATGTCATTCGTAATAGCATTAACGACATGACCATTTGTCTCTCCAATGAAGGCATTATCACTAAATGATAAAGACAAATCTGTAATTTTATCAGAGATATTATGATAACGAGCAGTACCATCTAGAGTAAATGTTATGGTCGAATCATTTACTAAAACAACTTCTTCTGATAATCCTTCAGGTATATTATTAAAAGTGATTTTATTTGCTGTAATCACATCACTTGTAAAAGTATCTTTTGATAAACGTAAGGTTAGTGTATTGCTAATTCTACCGTTATTAAATGCATTTTCTGTAAATGTTTTCCCATTAAAAGTAATGATTGGATTATGAAAATCTATGCGAACATTAGACAATGTATTCGTTCCTACTTCAGAAGCGTTTCCTCCACTAAAAGCAGCATCTAATAATGTTATCTGTATTGAATTGACACTATCACTTTCTGCATGTTCTGTAGCTGCACCAATTAAAGTTATTTCTAATGTTGATGTGTTTTTTAATACCGCTAAACCTGTAATTCCATTCGGTAAATTTGATATTGAAAGTTTATTAGTTGCTATAAAATTTTCGTTTACTTCCCCAATAAATTGATCTCCTGTTAAAGCAATTGATATTTTGCCATCTATAATTCCATTAGTTTCCTCCGTAAAAATAGTATTACTAAAACTAACCGTAGGATTATTGAAATTG includes:
- a CDS encoding LamG-like jellyroll fold domain-containing protein codes for the protein MISINKHYIILFFGLLSLPSFAQQSQVVFDVENSQTVNQNCNIKIYDSGGNDGNYLGNDEGTIVLIGQVGKQTIISGTYDIETGPGCSYDRLTIFKGVGTDGTIQNTFCGSQPTNTSLFTGEIGVTYTLEFVSDGSVNHAGIDLDVVFGESFVCPTGKLTFSDSLFTESSDNNGAISETFTITLIGSTFTGTDGENYIQEEKLFVGNLPSGLGVQAIKQSDTELLVSYTDNATAHRSSNNSNEITFQFQNTAFIDGQADRVINYNRTNIGINFNNPTVSFSNTIFTEETNGIIDGKISIALTGDQFIGEVNENFIATNKLSISNLPNGITGLAVLKNTSTLEITLIGAATEHAESDSVNSIQITLLDAAFSGGNASEVGTNTLSNVRIDFHNPIITFNGKTFTENAFNNGRISNTLTLRLSKDTFTSDVITANKITFNNIPEGLSEEVVLVNDSTITFTLDGTARYHNISDKITDLSLSFSDNAFIGETNGHVVNAITNDIVIQFENDEPGNALHFDGMDDYVQMPGFDTDFFPNRSAFTIETWVNADNWKLSSLQKVLSSTEYSGVAILLNGTEIGGEIFDDVDKKYRKATYRLPSVFEGWHHIALTWNGLKLKLYVDGENVDTHDRGKTGGTIRIGAQPMFIGCESSSSTKIHFFNGKIDELKFWSVEKSELDIINSMFSESSGSERNLVSYYNFNNGSGTNLFDHTNNRKIGTLVNMSTSSWQVSDIYTLFNGNSWSNGSPTNKKNAVIGKQLDLVLDSTFSAKNLHLSAGSALSFTTNGALSIQEHLIINGIITLDSDQFISLKGSHKATGTGYVDYQIQGNGHTKNYQHWSTPFTSLVFNWGSNRTYFEPRVSITSSYNLDAIRWIPFSNLMEVGKGYSSHSFASKGIRGIPNTGIIYSSVDSEPTIDFNLVGNPYISPIDGELFLIENGPRGSNITTNALYFWEQDTLASINFINGDYATWHPELGYVHGGVKYYNRTGIVNVAEGFFVGANSDGDVVFTPEMQSDTPQRSTTDIAKFHLSATTERNEYNQILIAFLDDAEDRYDRGYDIKKLKGNSNFSFYSKITNDTDDYVIQGLDATSISYKEVMLGVQIGTDQNITFALDNSENLDSLQIYLYDKKNSQRYNLSTDSATFSLSRGTYNDRFSVRLESDTPLQLTNKKQTLKIGVEVGKIHLIDNYFDEISIYNFDGKRLKSAQINGRSTITHNFPKGNYILVLSSKTNQISRKIQLK